CAGTCTCGCGGGTCTGCTTCACGGATGCTCAGCGGCGGTGACATGACTGGCCCACCTGGATGCTAGGGAATCGTGTTGCCGTTCGGATAGGACAGTGAGTATTGCCACCCCAAGTTGTTGTCCCAGTACGTCACGCCGTCGACCGTGTAGCGGATGGCGAAGCGCACCGTGGGCACCGTCGGGCTTCCCTGGGGGTAGACGGGGATGCTGAAGAGCCAGCGCTCCTGGCTGCCGCCAGAGCCGGGCACCGCCTCCCGGTAGACCGCGCTGAACTCCTGCACGGTGGCCCAGTTGTCCGAGGAGGACAGCGTCACCACGTTCTTCGCGTAGGCGAGGTTCTTCAGCACCAGGTAGCCGGTGACGAAGAAGCCCGAGCGGCTGGGCCCGAGGACGGCGGTGTCCAGCTTCACCGCCCTGCTCCCGAGGAGGAACTCCGGCGCGCTGGCGCCTCCGACGCGGTAGTCGCCACCGCCGTTGTTGTCCCAGAAGGTCTGTCCCGCCACGGTGTAGCGCAAGGCGAACCGCGCCTCCGCGCCGGCGGGCACGTCCTGGGTGAAGGACCAGCTCTCATAGCCACTGGGCGCGGCCCCGAAGTAGCCGGCCGCCGTCTCGCTCCACTGCGAGCCGTCGGTGGTGTAGACGAGCGTCACCTGCTTGGCGTAGTCGAGGCTCCTCACCTCCACCACGCCCACCAGCTGGTTGCAGGCCGCCGAGCCACACGTCTTCTTCAGCTTCGCGTAGGCGAGCCGCACGTTCGGGTCCTCCGCGCGCGCGGTGCCCGCGGCGGCGAACAGCAAGGTCAGGGTGAGCAGCGCGATGCGTCCAGGGTTGAGGGATTTCAAGTGGGGCTCCTCGGG
Above is a window of Pyxidicoccus xibeiensis DNA encoding:
- a CDS encoding carbohydrate-binding protein encodes the protein MKSLNPGRIALLTLTLLFAAAGTARAEDPNVRLAYAKLKKTCGSAACNQLVGVVEVRSLDYAKQVTLVYTTDGSQWSETAAGYFGAAPSGYESWSFTQDVPAGAEARFALRYTVAGQTFWDNNGGGDYRVGGASAPEFLLGSRAVKLDTAVLGPSRSGFFVTGYLVLKNLAYAKNVVTLSSSDNWATVQEFSAVYREAVPGSGGSQERWLFSIPVYPQGSPTVPTVRFAIRYTVDGVTYWDNNLGWQYSLSYPNGNTIP